The following are encoded together in the Pseudoalteromonas carrageenovora IAM 12662 genome:
- a CDS encoding aldose epimerase family protein: protein MLKNSELAITVIPQLGAKVISIVSLKHNREWLAHDKQITLKPAKNNDFSEHDSGGWDECFPGISPQLYEHIPNKTHFSHDHGELWCQAWQITNTHISDEEIILSLQAEVFDSTFTFIRTFTLKKHSKRLLVDYHVKNNTTHNLPFVWSAHPIFAVEPEMRISINSKHMEFKVDEGLSRFYNVNSAFINWSECSTKVPPLNKVMSYNSGFASKVFSKHLNTGTYKDQNIIVKLVDDKAQQSCGFEFSSASISHLGLWFNYNGWSATGASAPFVLGIEPCIGNSDSLQHSIQSSEQGIVVKGQTKFWRLVFFVN from the coding sequence TTGCTAAAAAATAGTGAGCTTGCTATTACAGTCATTCCTCAGTTGGGTGCAAAAGTCATCTCTATTGTAAGCTTAAAACACAATAGAGAGTGGCTTGCTCACGATAAACAAATCACTTTAAAACCTGCAAAAAATAATGATTTCTCTGAGCATGATAGCGGTGGTTGGGATGAATGTTTTCCGGGTATTTCTCCTCAGCTGTACGAACATATCCCCAATAAAACGCATTTTTCACATGATCATGGTGAATTGTGGTGCCAAGCATGGCAAATAACTAATACCCATATTAGCGATGAAGAAATAATACTTAGCTTACAAGCTGAGGTTTTTGACTCTACTTTTACATTTATAAGAACGTTTACCTTAAAAAAACACAGTAAGCGGCTGCTTGTTGATTACCACGTAAAAAATAACACAACGCACAATCTCCCATTTGTTTGGTCAGCGCATCCTATTTTTGCTGTAGAACCAGAAATGCGTATTTCAATAAATAGCAAACATATGGAGTTTAAAGTTGACGAAGGGCTTAGTCGTTTTTATAACGTTAATAGTGCCTTTATTAATTGGAGTGAGTGCTCAACTAAAGTCCCTCCGCTAAATAAAGTTATGTCCTATAACAGTGGTTTTGCAAGTAAGGTTTTTAGCAAACACTTAAATACGGGTACTTATAAAGATCAAAATATAATTGTAAAACTGGTTGATGATAAAGCTCAGCAAAGCTGCGGGTTTGAATTTTCATCAGCAAGCATAAGTCACTTAGGGCTTTGGTTTAATTACAATGGTTGGTCTGCAACTGGAGCTTCAGCTCCTTTTGTACTGGGGATAGAACCGTGTATAGGTAATAGCGATTCCTTACAACATTCAATACAAAGTAGTGAACAAGGCATAGTAGTAAAAGGCCAAACTAAGTTTTGGCGACTAGTATTTTTTGTTAACTAA
- a CDS encoding glucose 1-dehydrogenase, protein MSSRLLNEVAIVTGAADGIGKTVARIFCEQGAKVCVADINKEMGESVVAELKSKGFDAIFAHTDISDETAIKNMIEKVVNELGKPSVLVNNAALISPGRNVDDVTPQMWRDSFAVNVEGMWQCAVAVLEHMKELGRGSIINVGSVHSYKIVPGYFPYAVTKHAVIGLTKNLAVEYAKHNIRVNALCPGMIETPMAFKSWEQTDDPQASRKAMGDVHPLKRNGTTEEIAYPAVFLASSDSSFMTGQSLIIDGGRSVIYHD, encoded by the coding sequence ATGTCATCACGATTATTAAACGAAGTTGCTATTGTTACTGGTGCAGCCGATGGAATTGGAAAAACTGTAGCACGCATATTTTGTGAGCAAGGCGCTAAAGTGTGTGTTGCCGATATAAATAAAGAAATGGGCGAAAGTGTTGTAGCAGAGCTAAAAAGCAAAGGGTTTGATGCTATTTTTGCTCATACCGATATTAGCGATGAAACGGCTATAAAAAACATGATTGAAAAAGTAGTTAATGAGCTCGGCAAGCCCAGTGTTTTAGTTAATAACGCGGCTTTAATTAGCCCCGGGCGAAACGTAGATGACGTTACTCCACAAATGTGGCGAGATAGCTTTGCGGTCAATGTTGAAGGTATGTGGCAATGTGCTGTAGCCGTACTTGAGCATATGAAAGAGTTAGGCCGGGGCAGTATTATAAACGTAGGTTCTGTGCATTCTTATAAAATTGTACCGGGATATTTTCCGTATGCGGTAACTAAGCATGCGGTTATAGGGTTAACTAAAAACTTGGCCGTTGAATACGCAAAGCACAACATACGAGTAAACGCACTGTGCCCAGGCATGATAGAAACACCTATGGCGTTTAAGTCGTGGGAGCAAACAGACGATCCGCAAGCTTCACGCAAAGCAATGGGCGATGTACATCCTCTAAAACGAAATGGAACAACTGAAGAAATTGCTTACCCAGCCGTGTTTTTAGCCAGTTCAGATTCGAGTTTTATGACAGGGCAAAGCTTAATCATTGATGGTGGCCGTTCTGTAATTTATCACGATTAA
- a CDS encoding 2-dehydro-3-deoxy-6-phosphogalactonate aldolase has translation MSLISLTQAMKQLPLVAILRGITPNEVLDYAKVLIDIGYRVIEVPLNSPDAFKSIELLSEKYADIAIIGAGTVVTKDEVEKVIEAGGRIIISPHSDVELIRFSKSKGLYCVPGFYTPTEGFAALHAGADALKFFPADTAGPKGLKAITTVLSGINIYPVGGVSPQNQDEFVNAGASGFGLGSGLYKAGMGLEEFTANAKNYAAYFL, from the coding sequence ATGTCATTAATTTCACTCACACAAGCAATGAAGCAATTACCATTAGTTGCTATTTTGCGTGGTATTACACCTAACGAAGTACTCGATTATGCAAAGGTGCTTATTGATATCGGTTACCGCGTTATTGAAGTGCCATTAAACTCTCCAGATGCTTTTAAAAGCATTGAACTGTTAAGCGAAAAGTACGCTGATATAGCGATTATTGGTGCAGGCACCGTTGTTACCAAAGACGAAGTTGAAAAAGTGATTGAAGCGGGCGGGCGTATTATTATTTCGCCGCATAGCGATGTAGAGCTGATCCGTTTTAGTAAATCAAAAGGACTGTACTGCGTACCAGGGTTTTACACGCCGACTGAAGGGTTTGCTGCATTACATGCCGGTGCAGACGCGCTTAAGTTTTTTCCAGCAGATACAGCCGGACCAAAAGGTTTAAAAGCAATTACTACCGTGCTTTCTGGTATTAATATTTACCCTGTTGGCGGTGTGTCACCGCAAAACCAAGATGAGTTTGTTAATGCGGGGGCATCCGGATTTGGTTTAGGTAGTGGCTTGTACAAAGCAGGCATGGGCTTAGAAGAATTTACAGCCAATGCCAAGAATTATGCTGCATACTTCTTATAA
- a CDS encoding TonB-dependent receptor has translation MHTKKKLVLAILTSLSSYSYAQASDVSATAKDNDDTEIIVVTGVRSSLEAASSLKRYSDSVQDSIVAEDIGKFPDQNVAESLQRIPGVSINRVNGEGSKITVRGFGPEFNVVTLNGRTLATSEIGRSFDFQVLAAELISGADVVKSPTAKTPEGSIGAYVNVKTARPLDNPGLHVLGSINAKYSELSGETSPEYSALFSNTFADETFGFNIALSQQKSDNRYDSMGTTRWLLLNNEPGVIEGDIHNLDGNVVTPTMLRHAGRIEYALGQESRERIGINTSLQWAPDSSFTNTFDYMYTDLSVETQTQGLQAGLQYPNWRNVVVSDNGTILSGTKFSGKTLSGTGKNVDFRIDGLFQELESKSKTQAFGFNSVKEFDVLTLEFDISHSISKSTPRSDLLVPNYISPERNDSLNFDFRNTDTVNLDTTIDYASPTSVRAHWNQVSHYELEDTITELQTKGKYLLDLEFVESLTLDSIDFGIAYSDREKVRDRFETLHEDNCGLVAPNADICGELRDMPDDIFSASPYSDFLSSEPGNFPRDFLFADINKYHNAIAQMTKNPNWPNEQYNEIASSKVTEEKISAYSQFNFSGLVNDYDWRGNFGVRYVKTETKSSGYGKRRLGYTGELDNGQPLLVVEYTDSGILEAENSYTNWLPSANFSINLSDNLLVRAAAAKVMSRPAIDDIGVQTTYTDMQAGSFSQTGGNPHLAPYKANQYDLSFEYYSDSGDAYAINFFRKDISSSIGQVTYLDSTPDIWDGEQYVDSSVSIDGYGNVNETINTKQNQPGGTISGVELALQHNMDYLPSFLNGLGVQANYTWADTKNNNTQKIDLPGVTDPGDKLEGFAENSYNIVAYYDKNAFQARLAYNWRDDFLSSRAGVKSGGLPEHTAAYGQLDFSMSYALNDNFTITGEAINITDERVYQYADIKERVINVQYTGPRYRIGLRAKF, from the coding sequence ATGCACACTAAAAAGAAACTAGTACTTGCTATATTAACTTCACTATCAAGCTATTCGTACGCGCAGGCTTCCGATGTTTCTGCTACCGCTAAGGACAATGATGATACAGAAATAATTGTAGTGACTGGCGTGCGCTCCAGCCTAGAGGCTGCATCATCACTAAAGCGCTACAGTGATAGTGTTCAAGACAGTATTGTTGCTGAAGATATTGGTAAATTTCCTGACCAAAATGTTGCCGAATCCCTACAGCGTATACCTGGCGTATCAATTAATCGCGTTAATGGTGAAGGCTCAAAAATAACAGTACGCGGTTTTGGTCCCGAATTTAACGTTGTTACTTTAAACGGACGCACACTGGCAACGTCTGAAATTGGCCGCTCTTTTGATTTTCAGGTATTAGCAGCAGAGCTCATATCGGGGGCAGACGTCGTAAAGTCTCCTACAGCTAAAACACCAGAAGGAAGTATTGGCGCGTATGTCAACGTTAAAACAGCACGCCCATTAGATAACCCCGGATTGCATGTATTGGGCTCTATAAATGCCAAATACAGTGAACTTTCTGGCGAAACAAGTCCTGAATACTCTGCGTTATTTAGCAATACGTTTGCAGATGAAACATTTGGTTTTAATATTGCCCTTTCACAACAAAAAAGTGACAACCGATACGATTCAATGGGCACTACCCGTTGGTTATTACTCAATAATGAGCCGGGTGTTATTGAAGGCGACATTCATAATTTAGATGGCAATGTGGTTACGCCAACTATGCTGCGCCATGCCGGGCGAATTGAATACGCATTAGGGCAAGAAAGCCGTGAACGCATAGGCATTAATACCAGCTTACAATGGGCGCCAGATTCAAGTTTTACCAATACATTTGATTACATGTATACCGACCTCTCGGTAGAAACGCAAACTCAAGGTTTGCAAGCCGGTTTACAGTATCCTAATTGGCGAAATGTGGTTGTATCAGACAACGGTACTATTTTATCAGGCACTAAGTTTTCGGGTAAAACACTGAGTGGAACCGGTAAAAATGTTGATTTTAGAATTGATGGTTTGTTCCAAGAGCTTGAATCAAAATCAAAAACACAGGCATTTGGATTTAATTCTGTAAAAGAATTTGATGTATTAACGCTTGAGTTTGATATAAGCCATTCAATATCAAAATCAACGCCGCGTAGCGACTTATTAGTTCCTAATTATATTTCACCAGAGCGAAACGACAGTTTAAATTTTGATTTTAGAAACACTGATACCGTTAATTTAGACACAACCATTGATTATGCTTCACCGACAAGTGTGAGAGCACATTGGAATCAAGTTTCACATTATGAATTAGAAGACACGATTACGGAGCTGCAAACAAAAGGGAAATACCTACTCGATTTAGAGTTTGTTGAAAGCCTAACCTTAGATTCAATCGATTTTGGTATTGCGTATTCAGATCGTGAAAAAGTAAGAGACCGCTTTGAAACACTCCATGAAGATAACTGTGGTTTAGTAGCACCGAATGCCGATATTTGTGGCGAACTTAGAGATATGCCTGATGACATCTTTTCAGCAAGTCCCTATTCAGATTTTTTAAGTAGTGAGCCGGGTAATTTCCCTCGTGATTTTTTGTTTGCAGATATCAATAAATATCATAATGCAATTGCCCAAATGACAAAAAACCCCAATTGGCCAAATGAGCAATATAATGAGATCGCATCATCAAAAGTAACTGAAGAAAAAATAAGTGCTTACAGTCAATTTAATTTTAGTGGCTTGGTTAATGATTATGATTGGCGCGGTAATTTCGGTGTGCGTTATGTAAAAACCGAAACAAAATCTTCGGGATATGGAAAACGCCGCTTAGGGTATACAGGTGAGCTTGATAATGGCCAACCATTATTAGTTGTAGAGTATACGGATTCAGGAATTCTTGAAGCAGAAAATAGTTATACCAATTGGCTACCCAGCGCTAATTTTAGCATTAACTTATCAGACAATTTATTAGTCAGAGCAGCAGCAGCAAAAGTGATGTCTCGCCCTGCCATCGACGATATTGGTGTGCAAACAACCTATACTGATATGCAAGCAGGCAGTTTTTCGCAAACAGGTGGAAATCCTCATTTAGCGCCTTATAAAGCCAACCAATATGACTTATCCTTTGAATATTACAGTGACAGTGGTGATGCATACGCAATTAACTTTTTTAGAAAAGATATATCGAGTTCAATTGGGCAAGTTACCTACCTAGATAGTACCCCTGATATTTGGGATGGAGAGCAATATGTTGATTCTTCAGTTAGTATAGATGGGTACGGAAATGTTAACGAAACCATTAATACTAAACAAAACCAACCTGGCGGAACAATTAGCGGGGTAGAGTTAGCTTTACAACATAATATGGACTATTTACCGAGCTTTTTAAATGGCTTAGGGGTACAAGCAAATTATACGTGGGCCGATACTAAAAACAATAACACTCAAAAAATAGACCTCCCTGGTGTGACTGACCCAGGTGATAAGCTGGAGGGGTTTGCCGAAAACTCATATAACATTGTTGCCTACTACGACAAAAATGCATTTCAAGCACGCTTAGCCTACAACTGGCGAGATGACTTTTTAAGTAGCCGAGCCGGTGTAAAAAGTGGCGGATTACCCGAGCATACAGCAGCCTATGGTCAGCTTGACTTTAGTATGTCTTATGCACTAAATGATAACTTTACGATCACAGGTGAAGCAATAAACATTACTGATGAACGAGTTTATCAGTACGCAGATATAAAGGAGAGAGTAATAAATGTGCAGTACACAGGCCCACGATACCGAATAGGCTTACGCGCCAAGTTTTAA
- a CDS encoding FadR/GntR family transcriptional regulator, whose amino-acid sequence MSELTYYDLRRSNAMSPSLPVQVAKELGRRIVAGTYTPGSLIDDENRLAERFQVSRVVVRDAVKILVGKGLLDVRRGIGTRVKTRDNWALLDDDVLAWHLSAPLNPEFLTQLMEFRLAFEPKAASVAAQRATPEDIKAIEDALNEMQSSVSDLDKFVIADAHFHGAILRASHNELFISMECVIFSALLVSIKVTNQSAESNHASIPFHKEVFDAISQGDSDKALALTENLLADAKANLAKLMNI is encoded by the coding sequence ATGAGCGAACTAACGTACTACGATCTAAGACGCAGCAATGCGATGTCACCGAGTCTACCTGTTCAGGTGGCAAAAGAATTAGGCCGTAGAATAGTCGCTGGCACCTACACTCCTGGTTCACTTATTGATGATGAAAACCGTTTAGCTGAACGCTTTCAAGTAAGTCGAGTCGTTGTTCGAGATGCAGTAAAAATTCTTGTTGGTAAAGGCCTTTTAGATGTACGCAGAGGTATTGGCACTCGCGTAAAAACCCGTGATAACTGGGCGTTGCTTGACGACGATGTTCTTGCTTGGCATTTAAGCGCCCCCCTAAACCCTGAGTTTTTAACACAATTAATGGAATTTCGCTTAGCGTTTGAACCAAAAGCGGCAAGTGTTGCTGCTCAGCGTGCTACGCCTGAAGATATTAAAGCCATAGAAGATGCGTTAAATGAAATGCAAAGCTCAGTAAGCGATTTAGATAAATTTGTTATTGCTGATGCACATTTTCATGGTGCTATACTCCGCGCTTCACACAATGAATTATTTATATCTATGGAGTGTGTTATTTTTTCAGCTTTGCTTGTAAGTATAAAAGTAACCAACCAAAGTGCCGAAAGTAACCATGCTTCTATTCCATTTCATAAAGAAGTCTTTGATGCAATTTCACAAGGTGACAGTGATAAAGCGCTTGCTTTAACCGAAAATCTATTAGCAGATGCTAAAGCTAATTTAGCCAAATTAATGAATATCTGA
- a CDS encoding FadR/GntR family transcriptional regulator: MSELIYYDLKQTSGMAASLSVQVAKEIGRRIVSGSFEAGSLIDDEDALAKRYQVSRVVVRDAVKILVSKGLLDVRRGIGTRVLPRDRWNMLDDDVLAWHLSAPPNRKFLEQLMDVRLAFEPKAARWAAERARPEDLIEIAAACERMAKTDNSAEDFIIADSLFHKAIIKAAQNSFLASMEGVIYSALLVSIKVTNKDPRDNGASIPFHREVYEAIAAKDAEKAELLTEKLLKDASFRLSATVNNK, from the coding sequence ATGAGCGAACTTATATATTACGACCTAAAACAAACATCAGGAATGGCAGCGAGCCTTTCTGTTCAAGTGGCTAAAGAAATTGGCAGACGTATTGTGTCTGGATCATTTGAAGCCGGCAGTTTAATTGATGATGAAGATGCGCTCGCTAAACGCTACCAAGTGAGTCGTGTAGTTGTGCGCGATGCTGTTAAAATTTTAGTTAGCAAAGGGCTCTTAGATGTACGCAGAGGTATTGGTACTCGTGTGCTACCTCGAGATAGATGGAATATGCTCGACGATGATGTTTTAGCATGGCATTTATCAGCGCCACCTAATCGCAAGTTTTTAGAGCAATTAATGGATGTGCGTTTAGCTTTTGAGCCAAAAGCTGCTCGCTGGGCTGCAGAGCGCGCAAGACCTGAAGATTTAATCGAAATTGCCGCAGCATGCGAGCGTATGGCAAAAACCGATAACAGTGCAGAAGATTTTATTATTGCAGACTCCCTTTTTCATAAAGCCATTATAAAAGCCGCTCAAAATAGCTTTTTAGCCTCAATGGAAGGCGTCATTTATTCAGCTCTTTTAGTGAGTATTAAAGTAACAAATAAAGACCCACGTGATAACGGTGCATCTATTCCATTTCATCGTGAAGTGTACGAAGCCATTGCAGCCAAAGATGCTGAAAAAGCCGAGTTACTTACCGAAAAACTCCTCAAAGACGCCAGCTTTCGTCTTTCTGCGACAGTAAATAATAAATAG
- a CDS encoding 2-dehydro-3-deoxygalactonokinase: MNNSNSNLPALIVVDWGSSNFRAFLINNEGAILDTVNGDLGVLNIKNGCIETVLLGYISPWIADKKLPIMMAGMVGGAIGWQDTGYVNAPCTSADMANNLQLAKNKSNLDIRIVPGVKYVMENNVCDVMRGEEVQVFGAVLAVEKQSGELSNKTLSETMFCLPGTHSKWVEVAKDTQQKTVITSLSTFMTGEMFNLLSKHSILSDGLDSLDITQTDIPSFIKGVGVSQTQTSLLSALFSARTLKLDKQLLAEHVPSYLSGLLIGAELAGIKTQLNDIKHVYLIGNSSLNTLYCEALKELGFTSSILSSATASTIGMFTLAVKAGFITDKESQKCH; encoded by the coding sequence ATGAACAACAGCAATAGTAACTTACCGGCGCTGATTGTTGTTGATTGGGGAAGCTCTAATTTTAGAGCTTTTTTAATCAATAACGAAGGCGCTATTTTAGATACCGTAAACGGCGATCTTGGTGTATTAAATATAAAAAACGGCTGTATAGAAACCGTGTTGCTCGGTTATATCTCACCGTGGATAGCAGACAAAAAACTACCCATAATGATGGCTGGCATGGTGGGTGGCGCAATTGGCTGGCAAGATACAGGTTATGTAAATGCGCCTTGTACCTCAGCTGACATGGCAAATAATTTACAACTTGCAAAAAATAAATCTAACTTAGATATTCGTATTGTTCCTGGCGTAAAGTATGTGATGGAAAATAATGTATGCGATGTAATGCGTGGTGAAGAGGTGCAGGTTTTTGGGGCTGTTTTAGCTGTGGAAAAGCAATCTGGTGAGCTTAGCAATAAAACATTAAGTGAAACTATGTTTTGCTTACCAGGGACGCATTCAAAATGGGTTGAAGTTGCAAAGGATACTCAGCAAAAAACGGTTATAACGAGTTTAAGTACATTTATGACTGGCGAAATGTTTAATTTGCTGTCTAAGCATAGCATTTTAAGCGATGGCCTAGATTCATTAGATATTACACAGACAGACATACCTAGTTTTATAAAAGGAGTAGGTGTTAGTCAAACTCAAACTAGCTTATTGAGCGCTTTATTTAGTGCACGTACATTAAAATTAGATAAGCAGTTATTAGCAGAGCATGTTCCAAGTTACCTTTCGGGTTTATTGATTGGCGCCGAGCTTGCGGGTATCAAAACCCAGCTTAACGATATTAAACATGTCTATCTGATTGGTAATTCCAGTTTAAACACACTTTATTGCGAAGCCCTAAAAGAGCTCGGATTTACGTCTTCTATTTTAAGCAGTGCAACCGCTTCTACAATAGGCATGTTTACGCTTGCTGTAAAAGCAGGGTTTATCACTGATAAGGAAAGTCAAAAATGTCATTAA
- a CDS encoding mandelate racemase/muconate lactonizing enzyme family protein, whose translation MKITQIISHVLQYDLDEELGYSQQYYAKRTAHLVEVRTDIGITGWGECFGGGGVAFANKTIVEHVIQPMILGMDPLDRDVIWHKVYNLLRDHGQKGMPIQSLSGVDIALWDIAGKFLNQPVYKLLGGAYRERIPAYGYGMMLQKFPNLEERFTEESQRIKEMGFTAMKMKIGLSPERDVKLVEAVRKGIGSDMRLMVDANHAYTAREAIPLGRELQNLGVYWFEEPVAPEDHQGYRDLCEALDMSIAGGEAEFTRWGFRDLIKNRCVDLLQPEVCALGGITEYQKVLAMAHAHFVPVVNHVWGSAIAVGTNLHLLAALPDLPGAAHPVQPMLEYDTTPNLFREQLLQESLNINEQVKNNNGTVALPKGPGLGIEPDLDFIKHYEVSI comes from the coding sequence ATGAAAATAACTCAAATTATTAGCCACGTTTTACAATACGATCTAGATGAAGAGCTAGGTTATTCTCAGCAGTACTATGCAAAACGCACTGCACATTTGGTTGAAGTTCGTACTGATATAGGTATTACTGGTTGGGGCGAGTGCTTTGGTGGTGGCGGTGTTGCATTTGCCAACAAAACAATTGTTGAACATGTGATTCAACCGATGATTTTGGGTATGGATCCGCTCGACAGAGACGTTATTTGGCACAAAGTTTACAACTTATTACGCGATCATGGCCAAAAAGGCATGCCAATTCAGTCGTTATCTGGCGTAGATATTGCGCTGTGGGATATCGCAGGTAAGTTTTTAAATCAGCCCGTTTATAAACTGTTAGGGGGGGCTTATAGAGAGCGTATACCTGCTTATGGTTACGGCATGATGCTACAAAAATTCCCTAATTTAGAAGAGCGATTCACCGAAGAAAGCCAACGCATTAAAGAAATGGGCTTTACGGCAATGAAAATGAAAATTGGTCTCTCTCCAGAGCGTGATGTAAAGCTTGTTGAGGCCGTACGTAAAGGTATTGGGAGTGATATGCGCTTAATGGTTGATGCAAACCATGCCTATACTGCGCGTGAAGCTATTCCATTAGGTCGTGAACTACAAAACTTAGGTGTTTACTGGTTTGAAGAACCGGTTGCGCCAGAAGATCACCAAGGCTACCGTGACTTGTGCGAAGCCCTTGATATGAGTATTGCAGGTGGCGAAGCTGAATTTACTCGCTGGGGCTTCAGAGATTTAATTAAAAATAGATGTGTTGATTTATTACAGCCCGAAGTGTGTGCGCTTGGCGGTATTACCGAATATCAAAAAGTATTGGCTATGGCGCATGCGCATTTTGTTCCTGTAGTAAATCATGTGTGGGGCTCAGCAATTGCGGTAGGGACAAACCTTCATTTATTGGCTGCACTTCCAGATTTACCTGGGGCTGCACACCCTGTACAGCCTATGCTGGAATACGATACAACACCTAACTTGTTCAGAGAGCAGTTATTGCAAGAGTCGTTAAACATAAACGAGCAGGTTAAAAATAACAATGGCACTGTTGCACTTCCAAAAGGCCCAGGCCTTGGAATAGAGCCAGATCTTGACTTTATTAAACATTACGAAGTATCAATTTAA
- a CDS encoding NAD-dependent succinate-semialdehyde dehydrogenase — protein MLSKQLYIGGKLITSDVSTDVINPATLEAVGQISAAGINEASLALDAAQSAFATWSATPAKERAQWMLKLRDAVIENEEHLRECVHLEMAKPWDSTADDYQMLVDSLTFYADAIVNMVDEELNDTEGTHSHTLSREPAGVAAAFLAWNFPLLNLAYKLGPAMAAGCPLVVKPSSKTPLSAYAVGELCEKIGLPAGVVNILSGTDSTVGDAISASTIPSILTLIGSTNVGKHVIATGATSIKRYSMELGGNAPAIVCSDANLDNAADVICGVKFANAGQICVTPNRVFVHESVADEFIEKVLTRAKAVKVGFDKNEAIDMGPVMDANSWQRIDELVKDAQQNGAKLQLGGKKPAGVTGYFYEPTVLTNVDSSMKIYKDEIFGPVISIISFSDNDQVLSDANDTDAGLSSFIFSNNEDTISYFAKHLRFGEVQVNGIKYSINLPHFGIKQSGVGADCSLLALDDYLVYKRVSRALKV, from the coding sequence ATGCTTTCTAAACAACTGTATATTGGCGGTAAATTGATAACCAGTGATGTTTCAACTGATGTTATTAACCCTGCAACACTTGAAGCTGTTGGGCAAATATCAGCAGCAGGTATAAATGAAGCGTCGTTAGCACTTGATGCTGCGCAAAGCGCGTTTGCAACTTGGTCAGCGACGCCTGCAAAAGAGCGTGCACAATGGATGCTTAAACTGCGTGATGCTGTAATTGAAAATGAAGAGCACCTACGTGAATGCGTTCATTTAGAAATGGCAAAACCGTGGGATTCAACCGCTGATGACTATCAAATGTTGGTTGATAGCCTGACCTTCTATGCCGACGCAATTGTTAATATGGTTGACGAAGAATTAAATGACACTGAAGGTACGCATAGCCATACATTAAGCCGCGAGCCAGCGGGTGTAGCCGCTGCCTTTTTAGCGTGGAATTTTCCATTATTAAATTTAGCTTATAAATTAGGCCCAGCAATGGCAGCAGGCTGTCCACTTGTAGTAAAGCCGTCAAGCAAAACCCCTTTGTCTGCATATGCAGTAGGTGAATTATGTGAAAAAATAGGTTTGCCAGCAGGTGTGGTTAACATACTTTCGGGCACTGATAGCACCGTCGGCGATGCCATTTCAGCATCAACCATCCCCTCAATACTTACTTTAATTGGCTCTACTAATGTAGGTAAGCATGTCATTGCAACAGGTGCTACTTCAATTAAGCGTTACTCAATGGAACTTGGTGGTAATGCACCAGCTATTGTATGTAGCGATGCAAATTTAGATAACGCGGCAGATGTAATTTGTGGCGTTAAATTTGCCAACGCAGGGCAAATTTGTGTGACCCCAAACCGCGTATTTGTACACGAAAGCGTTGCTGATGAATTTATTGAAAAAGTACTTACACGTGCAAAAGCAGTAAAGGTTGGTTTTGATAAAAACGAGGCTATTGATATGGGCCCTGTTATGGATGCCAACTCATGGCAACGTATCGATGAGCTCGTGAAGGATGCACAGCAAAATGGGGCAAAATTGCAGCTAGGGGGTAAAAAGCCTGCCGGCGTTACTGGATATTTTTACGAACCAACCGTGCTCACAAATGTTGATTCGAGCATGAAAATATACAAAGACGAAATATTTGGCCCTGTTATTAGCATTATTTCATTTAGCGATAACGATCAAGTGCTTAGCGATGCTAATGATACAGACGCTGGTTTAAGCTCATTTATTTTTAGCAATAACGAAGACACCATTTCTTATTTTGCTAAGCACTTACGCTTTGGCGAAGTACAAGTAAACGGGATTAAGTACAGTATTAATTTACCGCACTTTGGCATTAAACAATCGGGTGTTGGGGCTGATTGCTCGTTATTAGCTTTAGATGATTACCTCGTCTACAAACGTGTTTCACGTGCGTTAAAGGTTTAA